The Mycteria americana isolate JAX WOST 10 ecotype Jacksonville Zoo and Gardens unplaced genomic scaffold, USCA_MyAme_1.0 Scaffold_39, whole genome shotgun sequence genomic interval gcgctcatgcccctctggcccctgggacatgcccccttgtctgaccctggagcagctcccatgtttcctctccacctggagctgctccctatctGCCCCATGGCTCTACAGCAGGGCCCgtgccctgccatggggtgggcagggctgggcagagggacaggctgaggGTCTCACACCACGGAGATGGACCCTACTGCCCCACACGCCTCCTGTCATCTCTGTTGCCCgagagccccttccagcactacccagagcactgccagccttggctATCCCCtgtctgccatttctctccttgccccagtgctagccccctatgcctctgggctctctctaACCCTTGATGctggtgccccatggccaggcagtcaatggggcggTGCATGGGACAggtggcagcacacagtctcatcgcctccagctctgcctctgcccctcactgacaccccacagcccttgcaggaggcatctccccctgggactgctgtgtaaggacccacctctgcgtccTGCCCTGGCCCttagcacttgcccagccaggagggccaggagcaggcagaggagggcccccaggatgatgcagataATGACGGGCACAGAGATTCTCCCACTGTTGGTCAAACGGCCCCAAGTGGGACCTGTAtgggcaagaacatggaaggggcagcaccaggcgtgggagaggagggggcagcaccagccctgacgCCCATCACACAAGGCAGCAGGGGGTAGAGGGTCCCAGGGGGGACTGATGGGCAAGCTTCCACCCTGCTGAATACATTCCAACCCTCCCCAACTCCACCGccaccaccccagtgcctcctcctgggagtttcacagctcagcaaggagccccttccatccagctgtgggtcacagcctggccccagggatacccagcctcaggcaagaggaccagttacctgctcgggttggggatgctgctgtcctgggtggagctgcagaggaggaaaaggagagctggctgagagggtgggtgtgcaggtatcGGGGAGCCTCCTTCCCAACAGACCGCTTGTGTGTCTGTAGATGTCCGTCACACATCCCAGCCAAATTGCCCCTGCAGTAGTGCTAGAAAGGGAGGCCTGGACAGggcccagggcctctgctctgggtggcaggcagcccaaCTGGGATAGGCAGCCCAGGGAAtagccctggggctggagagccCCATGGGTAGtgcccagaggacacccagttccaccgaggctgctccctgcctggcaccaggctcctgcactctgcaggaacgctcttgctcttgggaggtcaggggccatgCCAGGACCAAGGGggcaaaacaccttccccagctccctgccaatactccagcaaggggtcccagccctgccgctcacctgagcagcgcacagcagcgtcttccttatgccggcaagcaccgccatccccaggccgggcccagcagtcctgcagggatggctccgtcccccggcactccacctgctccagccagatggggccttgccccatcccaaatgcagcctcattcagggcagacaccgcaggaccacagcccagctgcctgcacgccacctcggcatcccgcatgtcccaggagtcgtcgcacaccgtcccccaggagccacggtgccacacctccactctgcccgagcacccgtcctcgcctcccacggcacgaatcttctccctgtctggagaaggcaaagacctcccatggcactgagacagcaggcagagccctgccacacaagaaggggacacagaggagcagctcaatacctgtgcagctcgtggagttggggcatggggccaatggctccggggacatttctgggcgtgcccctgaagaaagaaaccctgaagtgaaggggctgctgtgtgggatggtgcagaagagaaCAAGGCTGAGCTCTTCTTGGGCCTCCCTGTACCatcttggtcatggcagcaactgatgcccggtcattcaggggacacgcgcaggactggggggaccctgattgctcagcccctaaaggtccctggttcacagagcagcagtactgTGTCTATGGAGGGGAGGGCCTTCTGAAGCCTGTCTGAACTCTTTTGAGACCTCCCCTGGCGATATCTCTGCCTCCCCCACGTGCTGCTGGCAACCTgggtgacaactgctgctgcacttgTGTGGCTTTGGTCATGTTTATGCCACcggcagcagaagggtctgacatggaaaggaatagcccctctgcatttggctgtgcatagaggggagcaggagctggggtgacactgtgcccgAGTGGCTCAGAGTTACCATCGCAGGTGATGTGGATCTCGTCTCGCAGGTCTTCACATGACTGTGGATCCCAGGGAGtggagggacactgccagaaggagctggttgtctccccacactgcacattatccagccacgcagggccagacaccttgccatagggcaggcctctttccagggatcctccgtccccgcagcccagctccttgcatgccagcgacaccgtgctgagagtcatcgagttggagcaaatgctcccccacgtcccgttgtagaaaacctgcaggcgcccggagcagccgtcgctgttctgcagcctgagggccaggaactctgggaggaaaggcaggaagggggaagaggctggtgtggggctgtgggagccaggacacctctgcactccccaggccctcagccaggcaggggcagggccagcacgtgccccttgcacccgggggcagagagaagtccctgatgcacagacacccctgcccttcctgctagCACTCGGGGacggctgagctccccagggacccccagagggactgagggtgcccgtgcatgggtgtccacaggacagccccaggcagggtctcacaggcagccagggacagccttggccaCGCCCGGCTCTCCCCACATCCTGGCTTCCCCTCAAACCAGACTCCcaccagagctgccagcacagacctgagcagatgactcccgcatcctctttgtgcccgcagtcgtgctgcccccagggcctggcagggcagtcccagagagcagcttcgtccccagagcaggtcacgccatccagccagatctgcccagagccttccccaaaccgagcagagctggccgcctccaccgcccctccacagcccagctggtggcaaacgacagcagcatcagccaggtcccagttgtcatcgcagatggtcccccagctgccctggtagtagatctccactctcccggcgcagcgcccagacccgttcaccagacggacccgccggctccctgcagtggggagaaaccccagtggctgtcagggcCTGGCTACCCACAGAACCCATCATCGGGGGGGCCCATGAagcactgctcaccccagcaaatgactcccacgtcctctgcaaccccttccgccagtgcactctcgggcagggaggtgttgcagagggtcagcttggtctcattgcctgtgcaccggacccctcgcagccctacggggccCGTCCCTCGCTCAGCctttggggggttgtaggctgcctctgcctgtccgcactgcagctgccggcacaccacgttggcctcctgcacgtcccactggtcatccaggactctgccccacgtcccgcgctgcaagatctccactcgcccgtcgcaccggctccctccacccaccagccgcagggatgcaaagccggctgagcctggggagagcagagatgccacagccatTGGCAGCACTGAggagcatggcacccttcagggaggagggcaagggggaattttccaaccaaacaggacaagtctgagccttgtgctgacaagaggagagggcaaggcccgtgcctgctctccagctcagacccagctctgctgctgctgggggcacccaggcagctcctgctcctgcctgggtggtgggatgAGGCACTTCAGGGCTCTCTGTGGGGATGGCATGCGgttgtctgcagccagagggatggagcagagccccacagccctgtcctgggctcatcccacaggaaagaaacacaggagcccaggcctggcagtggCACATGGGCCTAAGCCGctgccctgagggcaggtgcctgcctccattcagtcctcagctctcccacagcagagcGGTCAGCCTGAGCTggcaaagccctccagaaggcTCCTGGAGATGCAAggctttctccagggagaaattcagcctggtactgccatgggacccctgctttgggtggccatgtcacacacaaggggcaaaGGGATTCAATGCTGCATTTTCCTGGCGCTCACCTGAACAAATGACAGCGGCGTTGTTCCCATGGGAGCACGGTGAGGCCCCCAGGGTgatcactgggcactgtcccaggtggacttcagtcccgtcacagtggaatgagtctctccagactggtccgagtcctctcccaaaatgccctcctccaggaagggactcagcaaacccgcagttgagttgacgacagagaacgtgggcatccgagagatcccagcgggaggcacagagggtcccccaggtccccagcacctggacctccaccctccccgcacaCGCCGTGCTTCcgttcaccagcctgaagcctgtgtactctggggacagaggaggaggactgagggtggattggtgctcttgtaccctcagaagctggcggagaggccagaggcacagcatgcctttcttctccctctgcactattttcatgctgcagacaacccatcagccctcctgtcctcacaCCTAGCCCAGCACGGGCCTTGCTCTCTTCCCCGACCCCCACCACATCCCcggtgttcaacaccccaccctgggtccttacgtgtgcaggtgacagcagcgctgctcatgtgggtgcagggctggtccctgcgggaccccctggggcaggagatgaggagggattcattccccacacactgcagctctccatcccagatgggaccaaccccttctccaaagtgagctgtcccagcaacaggcagggccacaccacactgcagctccctgcagaccacgtcagcagctttgggactaaattgggagtcacagacagttttccactggtccccatcatggatctccactcgtcctgagcagtggctcttcccttctaccagccggacaaagcctgggaaaatcAAAATcactgagagctctctggcagttaaatgcccacgttcccacatcacctccaagcaagccatgaccaaatggCCCCTTGCACAGCCCAGAGGAAGATGTTGGGGGAGtgttggtgacacaaacacatccaggaccccctgcaccccttctctacaccatcacaacactcaagggtatgtgtctgttgcagacccacagcagagcctgcagaccaTGTTGGCAACTTTGGGATCAAAGTGTGAGATGCAAACAGTTTTCCCAGCGTCCTCATCATCTATCACTGTACATCATTAGTAGGGGCTATTCTCTCTGACCAGCCAGACAGATCCTGGAGCAAACAAGGACCCCTGAGAGTTCCCAGAACCCTCTGGCACTCCCCTGATCATGTCCCATCTGATCTCCAAGGTagtcaaaggcaaaaagccccatgaccatgccagctgctctcagggggtgctgatggcacaaaaacatcgttccccccctgctgctcctcagaaatcagcacagcacttgtgggcttgcttctctcccaaactcacagccacaggaatctctcagacaaactgctgctgccccagagaccTTGGGCTACCCAGCGCTGGTCCCTGGCcactgcagcacccagagcactTGGAGTCTGGGGAAATGCTCCCAGGCgctgttggctgctgcaggctgctcggCCCCACCAAGCTCAGGGCCCAGCATGAGGAACTCCTTGGTGCCACCAGAAATGCACCCAGTTCCAGGGGGGTCTTGGTCCATTGGGGTGGTGCTGGTAGATGAGACATGTCACAGGGCAAAGGTACAGTCAGGCTGTACCTGTGGTCAGTGTCTGTGCCAGCCTCCCACTCCGGCGCCTGCCGGGAAAGAGGTCTTCAAGCATGACCAGAGTGCACTGCTGGGCACGCATGTCCATGGCCAacagcagggcagagggcaggagagcagacagaagagcaaccctgggCTTACACGAGCTCCCAGTGCaagggcaggtacagaggagagccagtaaagTGCTGGCAAACCCAAAAGCGCAAGGCAGCCAGAGGGTGGGACACacaggggaggctgggcagctGCTCAGCACTCCTGGACAGGATTTTGTCCCCCTGGGCACGCtcttgtggggtgaccctgggggagGAATGAGGTGCCACGTGCCaccctgttcctctgcccaagcccagcactcctcctctccaagcaaTACCTTTGCTTGGGCCAAGGGACCCTTTTCTACCGGGGGCACaacccaaaattcctcatccatctcacgcccttccccaaggctgtgggtggctgcatgagtcactcttggcgcctctggcatggggggacctggccctcactgctgccagatgggtcctgggtgaaagggaggagaaagttgGGAACCAACAGGCACATCAGAGCATGACTGAGGGATTCATCTGAGCCACCCCGGGGACCAGGCAGGGTaggggcaccctggggcaggtTCCCACTGGGCTTTCCCCAGGGACCGAGGACATCAGCAATGACACTCCCAGCTCGGCAGTTCAACCAGCCACACCGGGCCCTGCTGTGATGTTAGCCTGGTGCTCCCTGAGGGTACAGCCAGGTCCCTTCCATTGTCCCAGACCCAAAGGtggagaacaggctgtccccttacctgaacatatCACTCCGGCGTCGTCAGCATGAACACAGTCATGTTCACCCCATCCTGcatgtgggcagtcagacagggcagattcggtgccattacagccaacatcatccagccaaatggggccagatcctggcccaaaatGTCCatactgaggagctccaacagcagacccacagtccagctgcttacaaaccactgccgCATTGTTCATGCTCCAGTAgtcaccacacacggtcccccactggccctgttgtttcacctccactctcccagcacagtggttgtcgctgtccaccagcctcacgtccacagccccttcaaacactgagACAGGACCAGTCAGGACAGTGCCAAGCCCCAGCACTGTCCGTTTGGGGGAACCCCTGCTCAGGTGGAGccagaggtgccagggtgggagcccactgccctccaggctgtccccagggcagtgcagggttcccttctatccccacgggctgtgcaaggctggggatgcccagctccaGACCTGCTGGGTCATTTGTCACCCCACAGACTTTGgcacttccttccaccccaatGGCCTCCTGCAAACTGACCCCCGGCTCatacccacccagggcacccgctcctccccagccagcaccctgagaagagacctgcccccaccacggctcccccaggcacacactgctgcttctgcccaggtcctgagctcccctggaccaccgcctgccctgggcatctcccagctcatcccCCACCCTCAcgcctttctgtgtcccctgtggtgtAACAGGATGATGCCTGTGAGCCCTCCCAACCCATGCCCCCTCCTTGTCCTCGGGCATCAGCCCAGCCTTGCCCTTGTctaggatgccccaggaaggtcacctctctgccagcctgtgggaacaggtaccccagttcccttgtctccacaggcacaacctgccccgcctcagcctggagctcacccagtgttcaacaccccaccctgagtccttacgtgtgcaggtgacagcagcgctgctcatgtgggtgcagggctggtccctgcgggaccccctggggcaggagatgaggagggattcattccccacacactgcagctctccatcccagatgggacccaccccttctccaaactgagctgccccagcgacaggcagggccacaccacactgcagctccctgcagaccacgtcagcagctttgggaccaaagtgggagtcacagacagttttccactgctccccatcatggatctccacccgtcctgagcagcggctcttcccttctaccagccggacaaagcctgggaaaaaacaaattaactggGAGTTCCCACAGTCCTCTGACAGATACAGGaccacatcctgcatcacctccaagcaagccgtGACCAAACCACCCACTGaacatcccagaggaagctgttgaAGGACTCTTGGTGACACAAACACAACCGGCCCCCCTGCacaccttctctacaccatcacagcactcaagggtatgtgtctgttgcagcaccaggcactgcgCGGacaatctgctgctgcacaaggcTTCCTGTGCTGCCCGGCAtggtcccaccagccctgcagtgAGGTGTGAGGAGTTCGGGTCCAggagaactggcccagatgataatgattgctgcagcctgctcagcccctgcagagcttgcgaccaggcaggaccatcaccttgacgcagccagaaatgcaccctgctcccagggctgttctggggttttgggaggttgctgttagggggagatgtcacagagcacagaaatggtgcagcagttaccatggctggtgcctgtccagccctctccgatgcctgctcggagggggtgtcctcagccaggcacacagggctctgtccacaggtgcacaggtcccaagccaacatccaggcagagggacaggagacctgcatgtccccctgggctcatgctggctcagagggtgacagcaggcacagacgagagtcagaaagtgctgctaaagcctctgtttcatggggcagtgtggggaaccatgggcaggcaggagaggctgggcagcaggtcagcgctgcctgcatggggctatGTCTCGTGGGGCTGTCACAGCTTCAGGGACGTCCTGTTACcagcctgtgcatgcagtgatgaagaagggagcagccagagtcaGGCAGTGGCCTAgctcccaagccttgcaggagctggctggaccacacagccgagccctggggacaggcagtgaaagggctgtgtgccaccctgctcctctcccagggcccagcactcatgctctgtgaaaagcccttttgattcAGCTGAGGTACTCATGCCTGTGAAGGGCAATGACCCAGGGTACcagccatctcatgcccttcctccaaggtgtgcagtgccaagcaagtccccctggtttctccagcacagggaccctcagcactgttgtctgggagctggcagaatgggtggagaccagtggagatcagtggacaccccagggcagggatggaggattcatctgcagcccaagacactgactgaagaggggctgagacactgcggcagggttagttcagcctgggctaggctccctctgggcttttcccaggcactgagaacaccagcaatgacagtcccagctcagcagtgtgaccgaCCACACTGGGCAGTGCTGTAGTGCCcacttgttgctccctgagggAACATGCAAGGTCTCTTCCCCCATCACATGCCCAGAGGTGcggaacaggctgtccccttacctgaacacatcaccccagcatcagcagcatgaatgcagttatgttcaccccatcctctgtgtgtgcagtcagacagggcagactcggtgccattatAGCCAACGttatccagccaaatggggccagatcctggcctgttgctccctgagggcacAGCCAGGTCCCTTCCCCTGTCCCAGACCCAAAGGTGGAaaacaggctgtccccttacctgaacatatCACTCCGGCGTCCTCAGCATGACCACAGTCCtgttcaccccatcctctgtgtgggcagtcagacagggccaactcggtgccattacaggcaacatcatccagccaaatggggccagatccttgCCCAAAATGTCCATattgaggagctccaacagcagacccacaacccagctgcttacaaaccactgtcGCATCGTTCATGCTCCAGTAGTCatcacacacggtcccccactggccctcatgtttcacctccactctcccagcacagtcgttgtcgccattcaccagcctcacctctgcagccccttcaaacaccaacatggcaccggtcaggagagctccaagccgcagcactgcaggtctgggggaaccccctgcccaggccatgtcagaggtgccaggctgggagccctctcccctccaggctgtccccagtgcggCACGGGGatcccttctatccccacgggctgtgcaaggctgggggtgtgcaggtctggccctgctgggtcattcgccatcccaccgcacaaggcaccttctcccaccccaacggccacctgccccctgcccacgcacacctgcacactgtgcccagccctgcacagggcacccgctcttccccagcccagcaccccctgaacagccctgtgtacacagccctgcagcttcccatgcaaaccacctgccctgccaccatccaaacccacccccacccccagggctttccctgttcccaccgAGACCATTCCAGtgatccccacacccacatcccctcctcgcccctggtgtcagcccagccctgcactgggacaggccccccaggaaggatgtctctcgaCGCAGATGGCCCCgtccccttctctctgcggggcacaaactgccctcatgggctcagggtcccctggaacaagggggcagtgagcagcacacaaagcctctggggtaccccaggggctggcagtgccctggggatctctgcctgctgccatccccagctaggccaccaccggctccagaggcacagtgctggggaacagggggtccccaaaggctaccccaggacagggtgtctctgcgtccagccaggcacaggctgccccaaacaccggagccctggaaaaggacacgctctctcccacccagacaggcaggcacaggctccatggacttgagcaccttctggccctcacctcagtagcacctgcaaagaaaccccattcccggacacatcccgatggccatgctgctacccgctgggcctgggctgggggacaatggaactggcacttaccgctgcacagctgtacccagaggagcagccccagcatccgaggggacaggactccctctgtgcccatcctgagcctcctgccctgccagcacatccctgctctgccacactccctgccacggctcctggggactcctggggacaatgacgacagcagggcaatatatctctgcagatgccagcccagctacaggacgagccaatcaaagcagcagggcctttttcgacattatcgggagctatctcccctccgacacagcccggccctccaatgaacttctccagcgccattcatgaccatatatgagagacggctctgctacaggtgtcacgtcaccgtggtggggggccgtcacaggacagggctgcttgtgtgggggtaaGTGGATTTTTCACCCCCTGAaccctgctttctcaaccaggagcaatgagcatctcctatgccagtcacagccaagagcccaaggtgagagtgtccagccaccctcgtgccgtgggaagcacagggctggggctgcgccggaggctgtgtcaggaagggaaggaaacagcccctgtccctgctacagaccccgctgtgctgggagcagcagctgggaaagggccttagcccaggccagagccccgtcccaggagtgctggctcacccttccttccctggagagccccatggaaggtccctcgcaggagccggagctgggacatgtccctgccctggcagcagacgtgcagcccagaggctcagacagatccctgactgtcagcgtgtcaccgaggggccgttattccccgcgggcgcatcgggagctccagcctgcaggtgcacaaaccacagcccacgtggcctcgcagcactccccacgctccccccgcagcgcccaggcaggaagtctgtggtttcctcctggcgccgtgcccaggcacatccctgcggggtccccgagccacccccaccccgactgctccagccagggctgcaggggctgctccttcggcctcgcaggcacggggccgggcagctcccgtCCTCCGTGAACCCCTTGTGAGAGCACACGGCCGCTCTGCACcgagccccacagccatggggtgcCATCGGTGACGTGACCACggccactgctgtgtgctcaggGTTATCCTGACAgtgacctcacaccctcctactgctggcactgtgtgtgcatgcgttACAGTGTCACACGTGTGTGCAGTGTATGGACTTCTGCTGATGATGGTTCTTCCAAAAAGCCGTATTTGGGCAtggtcaaaatattgttttggtgacatcagaagcacctacagaagctatgtgCCAGTTTCTGGcctaccagctactcaggcagcagtgacatcacaagctcatgcacagcccctggcctatctgctactcagccacagaggatgtcatagcatctacctctgatattggcctgctcctggcctatcggccattcaggcaccaatgacctcaaaaccacctacagaatctacgggcctgctcctgccctaccagctcctcaggcagcagtgacattagaagaagcacctacacatgccatgggcctactccaggcctatgagctactcagacatgACATGAGACACATGAAAGACCAGAGACGACCATCCGCAACTCCAAAACCCTGTTGCCCCCCAAGGACCAGAGAACCCCacgaccttggtgtccctcaaaccccaaaccacaagaccttgatgtcccttAGGGACCATCAATGACTACCCCAAACCCCAAGACCTTGACGTCCCTCAAACCTCAAGACCTTGATGTCCCGCAAAGACCAGAGATGATcttccccattcccctgccccttcccgaCATGTTGGGGGGGGCTGATGGCCTACCTCAGCACTTCGTTTCTGCAGTACCCCCACCAGAGAGGACCACAGGCTGTCCCACTGCCGGAGGCCTTACTTCACCTTGGGGTTTAATTGGCCCTGCCTGAAAAAACCCGTCAGCAAGAAGGCCTTTTGCCACAAGATCAAATGTTGGGCCTGGCAGCTCCGTCAGCACCCCCCTGCAGTGAGGGGACCTCTCCAGCCAGGTAGGGTGGGGTGTCCCCCTCTTCTACCCCCATGTTTGTACCCCCATTTATAGCCCTTCCATTTATTACCCCCCATTTTTAGCCCCACCAtttatttccccccctttttaGCCCCTCATTTATCATCCCCATTTATAACCCCCTCATTTATCACCCTGAATTATACCCCCCAAATTATAGCCCCTGTTTATCCACCCCATATATACCCCCTGTTTATACCCACCATCTAttaccctcccc includes:
- the LOC142403608 gene encoding scavenger receptor cysteine-rich type 1 protein M130-like, which gives rise to MDMRAQQCTLVMLEDLFPGRRRSGRLAQTLTTGSAGFASLRLVGGGSRCDGRVEILQRGTWGRVLDDQWDVQEANVVCRQLQCGQAEAAYNPPKAERGTGPVGLRGVRCTGNETKLTLCNTSLPESALAEGVAEDVGVICWGSRRVRLVNGSGRCAGRVEIYYQGSWGTICDDNWDLADAAVVCHQLGCGGAVEAASSARFGEGSGQIWLDGVTCSGDEAALWDCPARPWGQHDCGHKEDAGVICSEFLALRLQNSDGCSGRLQVFYNGTWGSICSNSMTLSTVSLACKELGCGDGGSLERGLPYGKVSGPAWLDNVQCGETTSSFWQCPSTPWDPQSCEDLRDEIHITCDDPSAAGGINMTKATQVQQQLSPRLPAARGGGRDIARGGLKRVQTGFRRPSPP